A window of the Pseudoalteromonas sp. A25 genome harbors these coding sequences:
- a CDS encoding tetratricopeptide repeat protein, producing MEREQFENSASQDLEQQLLNVLNFVTAPINSDAQLPEDNDPQAALKKGLYYLKEQAYPLAAKWFRMAAMSGNNKAQFYLGLLFVKGQGVPQSPFHAMAWLVLAQSQGMEAADAMIEQLKPHLSTKRIKDAHCYAATLYEQIHQLSFIKS from the coding sequence ATGGAACGAGAACAATTTGAAAATTCGGCCAGCCAAGATTTGGAGCAACAACTGCTCAACGTGCTTAACTTTGTTACTGCGCCGATAAACAGTGATGCACAGCTGCCTGAAGATAACGATCCACAAGCCGCACTTAAAAAAGGCCTTTACTACCTAAAAGAGCAGGCGTATCCGCTGGCAGCTAAATGGTTTCGCATGGCTGCAATGTCGGGCAATAATAAAGCGCAGTTTTATTTAGGCTTGCTGTTTGTCAAAGGTCAAGGCGTGCCGCAAAGCCCTTTCCACGCTATGGCTTGGCTGGTACTCGCCCAAAGCCAAGGTATGGAAGCTGCTGATGCGATGATTGAGCAACTCAAACCTCACCTATCTACCAAACGCATTAAAGATGCCCATTGTTACGCCGCCACATTGTACGAGCAAATTCACCAACTCTCATTTATTAAATCTTAA
- a CDS encoding serine hydrolase domain-containing protein, with protein MTLFRSALITLCFISPFVSADNDFFDNEIKAYMKANNVPAISVGVIENGKVTFKHGYGVYNRNSDQAIKDDSLFQIGSQTKVLTSIITLALIDEGRLSRTSSAAELLPDHFQAIEKNVLKNITIDTLLSHRSGLPNYPSNVTRVDGDAMKGGYSEAQLLTALKTVELDHQPNSKFAYSNFNYALLGYIASRVSGKTYTQLVKHYINDGVAVNDVYVQLSPQLQKRLVTPYRKDQRDVATNAWDMGLLTPHGGAYASIDAMLELMKKQLIAYNNHSADKPTSPLFSSQVDYATGLYDGLNYGYGMFSATPELGLYPQTVYWHGGDLDGFGSEYVFAPQSNSGVVLLTSSGGREFVMLGRKLMRHLLAKGSEQKNNQ; from the coding sequence ATGACTCTCTTTCGCTCAGCACTTATTACACTGTGCTTTATCTCACCTTTTGTATCTGCGGATAATGATTTTTTCGATAACGAAATAAAAGCCTATATGAAGGCCAATAACGTACCTGCTATATCAGTAGGGGTTATTGAAAATGGCAAGGTCACGTTTAAACACGGCTATGGTGTTTATAATCGAAATAGTGACCAAGCTATTAAAGACGATAGCTTGTTCCAAATTGGTTCTCAAACCAAAGTGCTCACCAGCATAATTACCTTGGCGTTGATTGATGAGGGTCGATTATCACGCACTAGCAGTGCTGCTGAGCTACTCCCTGACCATTTTCAAGCTATAGAAAAAAACGTTTTAAAAAACATAACAATAGATACATTGCTAAGCCATCGCTCTGGGTTACCCAACTATCCTAGCAACGTAACACGGGTTGATGGCGATGCGATGAAAGGCGGATATAGCGAAGCTCAACTACTAACAGCCCTAAAAACTGTAGAGCTTGATCATCAACCCAATAGCAAATTTGCTTACTCAAATTTTAACTATGCATTATTAGGCTACATTGCAAGCAGAGTGTCTGGAAAAACCTACACGCAACTTGTAAAGCACTATATTAATGATGGCGTTGCTGTTAATGATGTATATGTACAACTGTCACCTCAGCTTCAAAAGCGCCTTGTAACACCCTATCGTAAAGACCAAAGAGATGTTGCAACAAATGCATGGGATATGGGCCTGTTAACACCGCATGGCGGCGCATATGCCTCTATCGATGCCATGCTCGAATTAATGAAAAAGCAACTTATCGCTTATAACAATCATTCAGCAGATAAGCCAACTAGCCCATTATTCTCAAGTCAGGTGGACTATGCAACTGGCTTGTACGATGGGCTGAACTACGGTTATGGCATGTTTTCAGCAACACCTGAACTAGGATTATACCCACAAACCGTTTATTGGCATGGCGGAGACTTAGACGGGTTTGGCAGCGAATATGTGTTTGCTCCACAATCGAATAGCGGAGTCGTTTTACTTACCTCAAGTGGTGGTAGAGAGTTTGTGATGCTTGGTAGGAAACTAATGCGCCATCTACTGGCAAAAGGGAGTGAGCAAAAAAATAATCAATAG
- a CDS encoding NCS2 family permease yields the protein MLERIFAIRQQGSSIKTEVLAGLTTFVTMVYIIFVNPLMLAQAGMDMGAAFVATCIAAAIGCFIMGFWANYPLALAPGMGLNAFFTYGVVLGMGHSWQSALGAVFLSGCLFLLLSIFKIREWVIQAIPLVLKQAIATGIGAFLALIALKNAGIIVANPATLVQLGDITQAGPLLAIFSFFIIAALMFRDIKSGVLISIMLVTGAAWSLELITYQGLTSMPPSILPTLMELDIASAFELSMLSVVFAFLFVDLFDTSGTLVAVTHKAGLADEQGKMPRLGRALSADSSATIAGSMLGTSTTTSYIESVSGVSVGGKTGLTAVVVGICFILMTFFAPLAKMVPAYATAGAILYVAVLMLQNLKFVNWDDMSDAIPVSVVLLMTPLTFSIAHGIALGFIAYTAIKVVCKKAEEVSASVWLLTALFVLKFSLE from the coding sequence ATGTTAGAACGCATTTTCGCCATTCGACAACAGGGCTCGAGTATTAAAACTGAGGTACTGGCTGGTTTAACAACCTTTGTGACTATGGTTTATATCATTTTTGTAAATCCGCTTATGCTCGCCCAGGCTGGTATGGATATGGGTGCAGCATTTGTTGCTACCTGTATCGCGGCGGCTATTGGTTGTTTTATTATGGGCTTTTGGGCCAATTACCCATTAGCTTTAGCGCCGGGTATGGGGCTGAATGCTTTTTTCACCTATGGTGTTGTACTTGGTATGGGACATTCTTGGCAATCAGCGTTAGGAGCGGTGTTTTTATCTGGTTGTCTATTTTTGCTATTGAGTATTTTTAAAATTAGAGAGTGGGTTATACAAGCAATTCCGCTCGTTTTAAAGCAGGCAATTGCCACTGGTATAGGGGCCTTTTTAGCATTAATAGCACTCAAAAATGCAGGGATCATCGTTGCAAATCCAGCTACCTTAGTGCAACTTGGCGACATTACACAAGCAGGGCCATTACTCGCAATTTTTAGTTTTTTTATCATCGCAGCACTCATGTTCCGAGACATAAAAAGCGGTGTTCTTATCAGTATAATGCTTGTTACGGGAGCTGCTTGGAGTCTCGAGTTGATAACCTACCAAGGGTTGACCTCCATGCCACCTAGCATATTACCAACACTTATGGAGCTTGATATCGCAAGTGCGTTTGAGTTATCTATGTTAAGTGTTGTGTTTGCTTTTTTATTTGTGGATCTATTTGATACTTCGGGCACTTTGGTCGCTGTAACACATAAAGCCGGTCTGGCTGATGAGCAAGGCAAAATGCCAAGGCTCGGCCGGGCGTTAAGTGCTGATAGTAGTGCGACAATTGCAGGTTCAATGCTTGGCACTTCGACAACTACCTCTTACATAGAATCAGTATCTGGTGTGTCAGTTGGGGGTAAAACAGGGTTAACAGCGGTGGTGGTTGGCATATGCTTTATACTGATGACCTTTTTCGCACCCCTAGCAAAAATGGTGCCTGCATATGCGACCGCTGGTGCAATATTATATGTTGCGGTGCTAATGCTACAAAATCTAAAATTTGTGAACTGGGATGACATGAGCGACGCAATACCAGTTAGTGTGGTGCTGTTAATGACGCCGTTGACATTTTCTATTGCACATGGAATTGCGCTTGGTTTTATCGCTTATACTGCCATAAAAGTCGTTTGCAAAAAGGCTGAGGAGGTCAGCGCAAGTGTTTGGCTTTTGACTGCATTGTTTGTACTGAAGTTTTCACTAGAGTGA
- a CDS encoding YchJ family protein, with protein sequence MCYCSSNTPFEECCGPFINSSHLPTTAEQLMRSRYSAYCTKNAEYIRATYVQNEQQHHSVEDILAFADVAQFIKLEIIDTGSTSEASYVEFKATYIAENKVCMLHEKSLFVKESEQWKYLDGTILPTLETKIGRNDECPCGSGKKYKKCHSN encoded by the coding sequence ATGTGTTATTGCTCAAGTAATACCCCTTTTGAAGAATGTTGTGGGCCATTCATTAACAGCTCACACCTACCCACTACTGCCGAACAACTAATGCGCTCTCGCTACAGCGCTTACTGTACAAAAAATGCGGAGTATATAAGAGCAACCTATGTTCAAAATGAACAGCAACACCATAGCGTTGAAGATATTTTGGCATTTGCCGATGTTGCTCAGTTTATTAAGTTGGAAATAATCGATACGGGCAGCACCTCTGAAGCAAGCTATGTGGAATTTAAAGCAACTTATATTGCTGAAAACAAGGTTTGCATGCTTCACGAGAAATCTTTGTTTGTTAAGGAGTCTGAGCAGTGGAAGTATCTGGATGGTACAATTTTACCAACTTTAGAAACTAAAATAGGCAGAAACGACGAATGCCCGTGTGGCAGTGGTAAAAAATATAAAAAATGCCACAGCAACTAA
- a CDS encoding ion channel: MSDKPSCQYKSPDGHQCQEIDMGSGLCFWHDAKFDKSGLELTHKLERYAKRGGLLQGLELKRANLEGLNLVKFGDHSGYDLSYSNFYRANLKGAHLFNNTFREASLMKADLREANLHCCHLEKANLLGLKLDNTRIDNLYLGDKLLQEQQGFIALKEKRTEDANDLFLQSEEIYRLLRKGAEQQGLFEMAGKYTYQELRMRHQQYPKNSQRRLVSSFINLLCGYGEKPENVIRFSLTMIVVCAILYFLFGVTYDTQILQFNPSNSIQENISALLNSFYFSVVTFTTLGYGDITPVGVSRFIAAIEAFTGSFSLALFVVVFVKRMTR; the protein is encoded by the coding sequence ATGAGTGATAAACCCAGTTGTCAGTATAAATCACCCGATGGCCACCAATGCCAGGAAATCGATATGGGCTCCGGACTTTGTTTTTGGCACGATGCAAAATTCGACAAAAGTGGTTTAGAGTTAACCCATAAACTGGAGCGCTACGCAAAACGAGGTGGCTTGCTGCAAGGCTTAGAACTAAAACGCGCCAATCTTGAAGGGCTTAACCTGGTTAAGTTTGGCGATCACAGCGGCTATGACTTGTCTTACAGTAATTTTTATCGAGCCAATTTAAAGGGCGCTCATTTATTCAATAATACCTTTCGTGAAGCCTCTTTAATGAAAGCCGATCTTAGAGAAGCAAATTTACATTGCTGCCATTTAGAAAAAGCCAATTTACTGGGACTAAAGCTCGATAACACACGCATTGACAATTTATACCTTGGCGACAAACTTCTCCAAGAGCAGCAAGGCTTTATCGCTTTAAAAGAAAAACGAACAGAAGATGCTAACGATCTATTCCTGCAGTCTGAGGAAATATATCGCTTACTACGTAAAGGCGCTGAGCAACAAGGTTTATTTGAAATGGCGGGTAAGTATACTTATCAAGAGCTGCGCATGCGCCATCAACAGTACCCAAAAAACTCTCAGCGCAGACTCGTATCCAGTTTTATTAACTTACTCTGTGGTTATGGTGAAAAACCCGAAAATGTTATTCGCTTTAGTTTAACGATGATCGTGGTGTGTGCCATTTTATACTTTTTGTTTGGCGTTACCTACGACACGCAAATTTTACAGTTCAATCCTTCCAATTCGATACAAGAAAATATCAGCGCGTTACTGAACAGTTTTTATTTCAGTGTTGTTACTTTTACTACCCTCGGCTATGGCGACATAACTCCCGTAGGAGTCTCCCGATTTATTGCAGCCATTGAGGCTTTTACTGGCAGCTTCTCATTAGCGCTCTTCGTGGTCGTATTTGTAAAACGCATGACTCGCTAG
- a CDS encoding response regulator: MSTHEQRNNTPHVLVVDDEYFNYEMLSMALSDAFTLSYADSGKSCLSNAIAHRPDAILLDVCMPGLDGYDTCRMLKNTPETKDIPVVMVSGLESEQEQQAGYEAGCDAYVIKPFTIQSLLEQLKSMV; the protein is encoded by the coding sequence ATGTCCACTCATGAACAAAGGAATAACACGCCCCATGTATTGGTGGTCGATGATGAATATTTTAACTATGAAATGCTCAGCATGGCTTTGTCTGATGCGTTTACGCTTAGTTATGCCGATTCGGGAAAAAGTTGTTTATCCAATGCGATAGCACACAGACCCGACGCCATTTTGCTAGACGTATGCATGCCAGGCCTTGATGGGTATGACACATGTCGCATGTTAAAAAATACACCGGAAACTAAAGATATTCCTGTGGTAATGGTGTCTGGATTAGAGTCAGAACAAGAGCAACAAGCTGGCTATGAAGCGGGCTGTGACGCCTATGTGATCAAGCCGTTCACCATTCAATCCTTATTAGAACAACTAAAATCAATGGTTTAA
- the cysB gene encoding HTH-type transcriptional regulator CysB: MKLQQLRYIVEVLNHNLNVSATAESLYTSQPGISKQVRMLEDELGVQIFGRSGKHLTHVTNAGNEIINIAREILSKVEGIKAVANEHTLPDQGKLNIATTHTQARYALPGVIQGFMKKYPAVSLHMHQGTPQQISDAAARGDADFAIATEALHLYSDLVMLPCYHWNRSIVVAKDHPLAQKAHNLSVQDIAKYPLITYVFGFTGRSELDKAFNAHGLEPHIVFTATDADVIKTYVRLGLGVGVLASMAIDSVADQDLVCIDASHLFEASTTKIGFRKGSFLRGYMYDFIERFAPHLSKDLVEKASLLRNQDDVDALFADIPLPVK; the protein is encoded by the coding sequence ATGAAATTACAACAACTTAGATATATCGTAGAAGTTTTAAACCATAATTTAAACGTATCAGCAACAGCTGAAAGTCTTTATACATCGCAGCCAGGCATATCCAAGCAAGTGAGGATGCTAGAAGATGAGTTAGGTGTGCAAATATTTGGCCGTAGCGGCAAGCACCTTACGCATGTGACAAACGCGGGCAATGAAATTATTAACATCGCCCGAGAGATTTTGTCAAAAGTTGAGGGGATCAAAGCAGTCGCGAATGAGCATACCTTGCCTGATCAAGGTAAGTTAAATATCGCAACAACCCATACTCAAGCACGTTATGCACTTCCCGGCGTGATTCAAGGGTTTATGAAAAAGTATCCAGCGGTCTCTTTGCATATGCATCAAGGAACGCCACAACAAATATCAGATGCCGCTGCTCGTGGCGACGCAGACTTTGCCATTGCGACAGAAGCACTTCATCTGTATTCAGACCTTGTTATGCTACCTTGTTATCACTGGAATCGCAGTATTGTGGTCGCCAAAGATCATCCACTGGCACAAAAAGCGCATAATCTGAGTGTGCAGGATATAGCAAAATACCCACTTATTACTTACGTTTTTGGCTTTACTGGTCGTTCAGAACTAGATAAAGCGTTTAACGCACATGGCCTTGAGCCTCATATTGTTTTTACAGCCACTGATGCAGATGTTATTAAAACCTATGTTCGTTTAGGGCTTGGTGTGGGCGTGTTAGCATCAATGGCCATAGACAGTGTTGCAGATCAAGACCTTGTATGCATAGATGCAAGTCATTTATTTGAAGCGAGTACAACTAAAATTGGCTTTAGAAAAGGCAGTTTTTTGCGCGGATATATGTATGACTTTATCGAGAGGTTCGCGCCTCATTTAAGTAAAGATCTGGTTGAAAAAGCCAGTTTGCTGCGCAATCAGGACGATGTAGATGCGCTATTTGCTGATATTCCGTTGCCTGTAAAATAA
- a CDS encoding class I SAM-dependent methyltransferase — MSCALYLQPGREKSLKRKHPWIFSKAIKKIKGKPALGDTVTVYSHDGQYLATAAYSPDSQIRARVWSFDKEEQIDAQFFVKRLRRALDARQQVIEEGGLTGYRLSAAESDGLPGITIDKFDNYLVCQLLSAGAERHKGDLLMALRELFPDCHIYERSDVDVRKKEGLEKTTGALWGDTPSEPVVIEENGLKLEVDIINGHKTGFYLDQRDSRAALERFVKGKDVLNCFCYTGTFGLYALRGGCEKVINVDVSQPALDTAKRNVEHNNLDLSKVEFVKQDVFKLLRQYRDEGKLFDTIVMDPPKFAESKAQLNGACRGYKDINMIAMQILKPGGTLLTFSCSGLMEQNLFQKVVADAALDAGKDLLIMERLNQAADHPISGNYPEGFYLKGLICKVY, encoded by the coding sequence ATGTCTTGTGCCCTGTATTTGCAGCCCGGTAGAGAAAAGTCTCTTAAGCGTAAGCACCCGTGGATTTTCTCCAAAGCAATCAAAAAAATAAAGGGCAAACCAGCCTTAGGGGATACCGTTACAGTATATAGCCACGACGGTCAGTATTTAGCAACCGCGGCATACAGCCCCGACTCACAAATTCGCGCAAGAGTGTGGAGCTTCGATAAAGAAGAGCAAATCGATGCTCAGTTTTTTGTTAAACGCTTACGCAGAGCACTTGATGCCCGCCAGCAAGTTATTGAAGAAGGTGGATTAACTGGCTATCGCTTAAGCGCTGCGGAGTCTGATGGTTTACCTGGTATCACCATTGATAAGTTTGATAATTATCTGGTATGCCAGTTACTCAGCGCAGGTGCAGAGCGTCACAAAGGCGACCTCTTAATGGCACTACGTGAACTCTTCCCCGATTGCCATATTTACGAGCGTTCTGATGTTGATGTACGTAAAAAAGAAGGCCTTGAAAAAACCACTGGTGCATTATGGGGCGACACACCGAGCGAACCCGTTGTTATTGAAGAAAATGGTTTAAAACTTGAAGTAGATATCATCAATGGCCATAAAACGGGTTTTTATCTAGATCAAAGAGATAGCCGCGCAGCATTAGAGCGTTTTGTAAAAGGCAAAGACGTTTTAAACTGTTTTTGCTACACCGGTACATTTGGGCTGTATGCGCTGCGTGGTGGCTGTGAAAAAGTCATTAACGTAGATGTTTCTCAACCCGCATTGGATACGGCAAAGCGTAACGTTGAACACAACAACCTTGACCTATCAAAAGTCGAGTTTGTTAAACAAGACGTGTTTAAGCTGCTGCGCCAGTATCGTGATGAAGGCAAGTTGTTCGACACTATCGTGATGGACCCACCTAAATTTGCAGAAAGCAAAGCACAACTTAATGGTGCTTGCCGTGGTTACAAAGATATCAATATGATAGCCATGCAAATTTTAAAACCTGGTGGCACCCTACTCACCTTTTCTTGCTCAGGATTAATGGAACAAAACCTATTCCAAAAAGTGGTTGCCGATGCCGCCCTTGATGCGGGTAAAGATTTGTTGATAATGGAGCGCTTAAATCAAGCTGCTGACCACCCTATTTCTGGTAACTATCCAGAAGGTTTTTACTTAAAAGGGCTTATTTGTAAGGTTTACTAA
- a CDS encoding HD domain-containing protein produces the protein MQHIEQACKNFMVNSVFADTAHDLTHIERVVKTAKELAEKEQADLAVVIPAAWLHDCVAVAKNHPDRARASKMAADKAVTFLKSIGYDEAKLDAIHHAIVAHSFSANVTPKTLEAKIVQDADRMDALGAIGVSRCMKVGGAIARHLYHSDDPFCENREADDMRYTLDHFFIKLLHIAQQMHTDSAKEEARKRTDFMHTFLEQLKQEIAS, from the coding sequence ATGCAACATATTGAACAGGCATGTAAAAATTTTATGGTCAACAGCGTATTTGCTGATACCGCACATGACCTTACACATATTGAAAGAGTAGTGAAAACAGCAAAAGAGCTGGCAGAAAAAGAACAGGCAGACTTGGCGGTAGTAATCCCAGCTGCATGGTTGCATGATTGCGTGGCTGTAGCAAAAAACCACCCTGATAGAGCTCGAGCCTCAAAAATGGCGGCAGATAAAGCCGTTACATTTTTAAAATCAATTGGCTATGACGAAGCTAAACTGGATGCCATTCATCATGCGATAGTTGCCCACAGCTTTAGCGCCAATGTAACACCTAAAACACTTGAAGCTAAGATAGTACAAGATGCAGATAGAATGGATGCGCTGGGTGCAATCGGCGTGAGTCGTTGCATGAAGGTAGGAGGGGCTATTGCAAGGCACTTATACCACTCTGATGACCCTTTTTGTGAAAATCGTGAAGCAGACGATATGCGCTATACGCTTGACCACTTTTTTATCAAGCTATTACATATCGCCCAGCAGATGCATACTGATTCAGCTAAGGAAGAAGCGCGCAAACGAACTGATTTTATGCATACATTCTTAGAGCAGCTTAAGCAAGAAATCGCATCTTAA
- a CDS encoding M48 family metallopeptidase — MFEYQLKLSKKRKTIALRVTDQGILVYAPQGACINGIERWLATKKAWVAKQRQIIAKGAQQQAPWHSGKVCVFGDEYEFICDSKMSSRIDHQLKKVVIRTTAKSTIQSIRKALLQLLATELEYYIDSRLYALSLQMNAPVESVKFREYKSRWGSCSSQKALTFNVLLAGAPKRMIDYVLIHELAHCHVMAHNSAFWSLVAEYDSNYKDAVNWFKVNGKQLFIDKE; from the coding sequence ATGTTTGAATATCAACTAAAACTCAGTAAAAAACGCAAAACAATTGCCTTAAGAGTCACCGACCAAGGGATTTTGGTTTATGCGCCACAAGGTGCCTGCATCAACGGTATTGAACGTTGGCTTGCGACAAAAAAAGCGTGGGTAGCAAAGCAGCGGCAAATTATTGCAAAGGGCGCACAGCAACAAGCTCCTTGGCATAGTGGCAAAGTGTGTGTTTTTGGTGATGAATACGAATTTATTTGTGATAGTAAAATGTCTTCACGTATCGACCATCAACTAAAAAAAGTGGTCATACGAACAACGGCAAAATCAACAATTCAGTCAATTCGTAAGGCGTTATTGCAATTGTTAGCAACTGAACTTGAATACTATATTGATAGCCGCTTATATGCTTTGAGCTTACAGATGAACGCACCGGTTGAAAGTGTTAAATTTCGCGAATATAAAAGTCGCTGGGGGAGTTGTTCGAGTCAAAAAGCACTTACCTTTAACGTATTACTCGCAGGTGCACCTAAACGAATGATTGATTACGTTTTGATACATGAACTAGCTCATTGTCATGTAATGGCGCATAACAGCGCGTTTTGGTCACTGGTAGCTGAGTACGACAGTAATTACAAAGACGCAGTAAATTGGTTCAAAGTTAACGGCAAACAGTTATTTATAGATAAAGAATAA
- a CDS encoding VC2046/SO_2500 family protein — MQLDAVLTREDQLGSALSVSVAEHRRADFAMLLAMLSQDALDFSQFHLPETQADEADLSEYALKKELQIGPQRALAPEQFDILIGQNNAKVLEQSSLVSLKLQDCLRPEPLAVRNDKTHIPLVVVDNCDIAVRKRLEAVKSGHSVEEKPAMNAAGFYDQIAGGHMQSALQLSA, encoded by the coding sequence ATGCAACTTGATGCAGTCTTAACCAGAGAAGATCAGCTTGGTAGCGCTTTGTCAGTCAGTGTGGCTGAGCATCGCAGAGCAGACTTTGCAATGTTATTGGCAATGCTTTCTCAAGATGCATTAGATTTTAGCCAGTTTCACCTACCTGAAACCCAAGCAGATGAAGCTGATTTATCAGAGTACGCCCTAAAAAAAGAATTACAAATTGGCCCACAACGCGCTCTGGCGCCTGAACAATTTGATATATTGATTGGTCAAAACAATGCAAAAGTGCTTGAGCAAAGCAGTTTAGTATCATTGAAATTACAAGACTGCTTACGCCCAGAGCCCCTAGCCGTTCGTAATGATAAGACGCACATTCCATTGGTTGTTGTAGACAACTGCGATATTGCTGTGAGAAAGCGCTTAGAAGCGGTAAAAAGTGGTCATTCGGTCGAAGAAAAACCCGCTATGAATGCAGCGGGCTTTTACGACCAAATAGCGGGTGGGCACATGCAAAGTGCATTGCAACTAAGCGCTTAA
- a CDS encoding SulA-like leucine-rich domain-containing protein, translating into MLHASSVLKAPSDLAQAAVTNHHVVKTSDDICASLELLKIVHQCNQKKGWTLLIAPDNVPNKAMMDSCSIDASKLLVIRKKHILDLNYVLTSALNNGNFAAVITWTDILSPSELATMRLPSSNTEIYCFSKTVDKETCTISTLMS; encoded by the coding sequence ATGTTACACGCAAGTTCAGTTTTAAAAGCACCATCAGATTTAGCGCAGGCAGCTGTTACTAACCATCATGTTGTAAAAACATCTGATGACATATGTGCTAGCTTAGAGTTATTGAAAATTGTTCATCAATGTAATCAAAAGAAAGGCTGGACATTATTAATTGCCCCAGACAATGTTCCCAATAAGGCAATGATGGATAGCTGTTCAATTGACGCAAGTAAACTGCTAGTTATCAGGAAAAAGCACATTCTAGACCTTAATTATGTTCTTACATCAGCCTTAAACAATGGTAATTTTGCAGCAGTGATCACTTGGACTGATATCCTTTCTCCTAGTGAACTTGCGACAATGCGCTTACCCTCTTCAAATACAGAAATTTATTGCTTTTCTAAAACCGTTGATAAAGAAACATGTACAATAAGCACATTGATGTCTTAA
- a CDS encoding PilZ domain-containing protein, with amino-acid sequence MLHEDKRRFMRMMVNAKARLTILESGLTFDGKCHDLSATGLSIEVTEPVEANTMMEIHIDSTSAAIPPLNAHANVVRCSQEQDGQYVLGLEITQFN; translated from the coding sequence ATGTTGCACGAAGACAAACGACGGTTTATGCGTATGATGGTTAACGCAAAGGCTAGGTTAACGATATTAGAGTCGGGTTTAACTTTTGACGGCAAATGTCATGACTTAAGTGCAACAGGGTTGTCGATAGAAGTCACTGAGCCCGTTGAAGCAAATACCATGATGGAAATACATATTGACTCAACCAGTGCGGCTATCCCACCACTGAACGCCCATGCTAATGTTGTGCGCTGCTCGCAAGAGCAAGATGGTCAATATGTGTTGGGGTTGGAAATAACCCAGTTTAATTAA